Proteins encoded in a region of the Bradyrhizobium sp. CB3481 genome:
- a CDS encoding hydrolase, which produces MDLTRRTMLRGAGALPLLAGGFAGNLSFSALAQPAAAPSAANEIPPVLFVHGNGDHAALWITTLWRMESNGVPRERMMAISFTDPLARTDDKVEQANRSSTEDQRRELGEAIKQLKQRTGAMRVALVGNSRGGYSIRNIVKNGGGADVSHAVLCGVPNHGIYQWDEGLGGEFNGRGPFLRGLNEGESEVTAGTAFLTLRSDGMDKYAQADGRFVGKPGVPTGITSDGPALKGATNLVLGALDHREVAFHPRAFREIYKFIAGKEPSRIEIVPEAGVRLSGLVTGAPGGVVTNRPVSGATVEIYRVSPETGERSGGPIHSSQTGADGRWGPAQVEPTWYLEIVLTSSGATTTHFYRSPFPRSSDIVNLRAARPIGSADAGADAVVLMTRPRGYFGLPRDVVLLDGKEPKDVKPGVPTDSTTTLRLAAEEVGRSVVAMFNTERIVARAWPASENRIAVAELTY; this is translated from the coding sequence ATGGACCTGACGCGGCGAACGATGCTGCGGGGCGCCGGCGCGCTACCGCTGCTGGCCGGCGGCTTTGCCGGAAATCTCAGCTTCTCTGCGCTGGCGCAGCCGGCCGCGGCGCCATCTGCGGCGAACGAGATTCCGCCTGTTCTGTTCGTGCACGGCAACGGCGATCATGCCGCACTGTGGATCACCACGCTGTGGCGCATGGAATCGAACGGCGTGCCGCGCGAGCGGATGATGGCGATCAGCTTCACCGATCCCCTGGCGCGCACTGACGACAAGGTGGAGCAGGCGAACCGTTCCTCGACCGAAGACCAGCGCCGCGAGCTCGGCGAAGCGATCAAGCAATTGAAGCAGCGCACCGGTGCGATGCGTGTCGCGCTGGTCGGCAATTCGCGCGGCGGCTATTCGATCCGCAATATCGTCAAGAATGGCGGCGGTGCCGACGTCAGCCACGCCGTGCTGTGCGGCGTTCCCAACCACGGCATTTACCAATGGGACGAGGGACTCGGCGGCGAATTCAACGGCCGCGGACCGTTCCTGCGCGGCCTGAACGAAGGCGAAAGCGAAGTGACGGCAGGAACGGCGTTCCTCACCTTGCGAAGCGACGGCATGGACAAATATGCGCAGGCCGACGGCCGCTTCGTCGGCAAGCCGGGCGTGCCGACCGGCATCACATCCGATGGCCCGGCGCTGAAGGGCGCGACTAATCTCGTGCTGGGCGCGCTCGATCACCGCGAGGTCGCGTTTCATCCGCGTGCGTTTCGCGAGATCTACAAATTCATTGCAGGCAAAGAGCCCTCGCGCATCGAGATCGTGCCGGAAGCGGGAGTCAGGCTGAGCGGCCTTGTCACGGGCGCGCCCGGCGGGGTCGTCACCAACCGGCCGGTTTCCGGCGCCACGGTCGAGATTTATCGCGTCTCGCCCGAGACCGGCGAACGCAGCGGCGGGCCGATCCATTCGTCGCAGACCGGCGCCGATGGACGCTGGGGTCCGGCGCAGGTCGAGCCGACCTGGTATCTCGAAATCGTGCTGACCTCGTCGGGCGCGACGACGACGCATTTCTATCGCTCGCCGTTTCCGCGCTCCTCCGACATCGTCAATCTGCGCGCCGCACGGCCGATCGGGAGTGCGGACGCAGGTGCGGACGCCGTCGTGCTGATGACGCGCCCGCGCGGCTATTTCGGCCTGCCGCGCGATGTGGTGCTGCTCGACGGCAAGGAGCCAAAGGATGTGAAGCCAGGCGTGCCGACGGATTCAACCACGACCTTGCGGCTGGCTGCGGAAGAGGTTGGGCGGTCCGTGGTCGCCATGTTCAATACAGAGCGAATCGTGGCGCGGGCGTGGCCGGCCTCGGAGAACCGGATTGCGGTGGCGGAGCTGACTTACTAG
- a CDS encoding cytochrome P450, with translation MSIAEAYDMPVARTPLVPPSPPRAPDNMSLFARLKAIRESPIGMWGQPAYEEDIIQGRFFGRSSFILNAPDAIKHVLVDNYENYTRTPVSFRVLRPILGQGLLIAEGRAWKHQRRTLAPAFTPRAVMTLIPHMLAATDETVAKLRAASHAPVDLREAMQRMTLEIAGRTMFSFGMDRHGAALRDFVMEYGEQLARPHFLDLLVPLSWPSPQDLKRARFRKRWTAFVGMLMAERRAAGKKEGAPARDLFDLMGEARDPETGLAFTDDQLGDQVATMILAGHETTATALFWALYLLALDPLTQEEVAREVEGAGANGALDLERLKFTRAVMDETMRLYPPAFLIARAADGPDTIEGLPIRKKDVILIAPWILHRHEKLWRNPNAFIPSRFMTGTPPDRFAYLPFGVGPRVCIGAHFALVEATLALAKMIGAFRVTLADKEPVKPIGVVTTQPDRSPMFTITPR, from the coding sequence ATGAGCATTGCCGAAGCCTACGACATGCCGGTTGCGCGAACGCCGCTGGTGCCGCCGAGCCCGCCGCGCGCGCCCGATAACATGTCGCTGTTCGCCAGGCTGAAGGCGATCCGCGAAAGCCCGATCGGGATGTGGGGCCAGCCGGCCTATGAGGAAGATATCATCCAGGGCCGCTTCTTCGGGCGCAGCAGCTTCATCCTCAATGCGCCCGATGCGATCAAGCATGTGCTGGTCGACAATTACGAGAACTATACGCGCACCCCCGTCAGCTTCCGCGTGCTGCGTCCGATCCTCGGCCAGGGGCTTTTGATCGCCGAGGGGCGCGCGTGGAAGCATCAGCGCCGCACATTGGCGCCGGCGTTTACGCCGCGCGCGGTGATGACGCTGATTCCACATATGCTGGCCGCGACCGACGAGACCGTCGCCAAGCTCCGCGCCGCGAGCCATGCGCCGGTCGATTTGCGCGAGGCGATGCAGCGGATGACGCTGGAGATCGCGGGACGCACGATGTTCTCGTTCGGCATGGACCGGCACGGCGCCGCCTTGCGCGATTTCGTTATGGAATATGGCGAGCAACTGGCGCGGCCGCATTTCCTCGATCTGCTGGTGCCCTTGAGCTGGCCGAGCCCGCAGGATTTGAAACGCGCGCGCTTCCGCAAGCGCTGGACCGCCTTTGTCGGCATGCTGATGGCCGAACGCCGCGCCGCCGGCAAAAAGGAGGGCGCGCCGGCGCGCGACCTGTTCGATCTGATGGGCGAGGCGCGCGACCCCGAAACCGGGCTGGCGTTTACCGACGACCAGCTCGGCGATCAGGTCGCGACCATGATCCTCGCCGGCCATGAGACGACGGCGACCGCGCTGTTCTGGGCGCTCTATCTGCTGGCGCTCGATCCCTTGACGCAGGAGGAAGTGGCGCGGGAAGTGGAGGGCGCCGGCGCCAATGGCGCGCTCGATCTCGAGCGGCTGAAATTCACCCGCGCGGTCATGGACGAAACGATGCGGCTCTATCCGCCGGCGTTCCTGATCGCCCGTGCGGCCGACGGACCTGATACGATCGAGGGGCTGCCGATCAGGAAGAAGGACGTCATCCTGATCGCGCCGTGGATCCTGCATCGGCACGAAAAACTCTGGCGCAATCCGAACGCCTTCATCCCGTCGCGCTTCATGACCGGCACGCCGCCGGACCGTTTCGCCTATCTGCCCTTCGGCGTCGGCCCGCGGGTCTGCATCGGCGCGCATTTCGCGCTGGTCGAGGCGACGCTGGCGCTGGCCAAGATGATCGGCGCGTTTCGCGTGACCCTGGCTGACAAGGAACCGGTGAAGCCGATCGGCGTGGTGACGACGCAGCCTGACCGCTCGCCGATGTTTACCATCACGCCCCGGTAG
- a CDS encoding adenylate/guanylate cyclase domain-containing protein, whose protein sequence is MSDTQAQFSVLRQTADPAVVDAISQLIAKGEDRDLNRINLLDFAARYGLDEEKVISAFLHSARLGLFDLTWNVLCPGCGGVLGAHNTLKSLRHDDYNCALCAQGYEASVDDRVEVAFTVSPRVRRIAAHDPNTLPIWEYNRQMFWSSGMDLSEESIQRLIDEVSLEAIELPPGEKAVLSLQLPSQFVIVFEPVTHSAHFFDVQGEPSRERQQFSIVFNKLHAPTGSTVMRPGPLRLSLENQTDTRVLPAVWVANDTLHGLLGKRKPILTAKRMLSNQTFRDVFKADNLNVDQRLKITSLTFLFTDLKGSTALYERVGDLAAFDLVRAHFHALLDIIASEKGAVVKTIGDAVMATFIRPEHAIIAGLRMRAAMAALNVERGREDLIVKIGIHEGPCLAVMLNERQDYFGQTVNIASRVQSLSTSQEIHITGSIIESPAVASILQKEAIRPIQKEAALRGIADKMVVYEIP, encoded by the coding sequence ATGAGCGATACCCAGGCCCAGTTCTCCGTCCTGCGCCAGACCGCCGACCCCGCGGTGGTCGACGCCATTTCGCAACTGATCGCCAAGGGCGAGGACCGCGACCTCAACCGGATCAACCTGCTGGACTTCGCCGCGCGCTACGGGCTCGACGAGGAAAAGGTGATCTCCGCTTTTCTGCATTCGGCGCGGCTCGGGCTATTCGACCTCACCTGGAATGTGCTGTGCCCCGGCTGCGGCGGCGTGCTCGGCGCGCACAACACGCTGAAATCGCTCCGCCACGACGATTATAATTGTGCGCTATGCGCGCAAGGCTATGAAGCGTCCGTCGACGACCGCGTCGAGGTCGCCTTCACGGTGAGCCCGCGCGTCCGGCGCATCGCCGCGCATGATCCCAACACGCTGCCGATCTGGGAATATAACCGCCAGATGTTCTGGAGCTCGGGGATGGACCTGAGCGAGGAATCGATCCAGCGGCTGATCGACGAGGTTTCGCTCGAGGCGATCGAACTGCCGCCGGGCGAAAAAGCGGTGCTGTCGCTGCAACTGCCCAGCCAGTTCGTCATCGTGTTTGAGCCGGTGACGCATTCGGCGCATTTCTTCGACGTCCAGGGCGAGCCGAGCCGGGAGCGGCAGCAGTTTTCGATCGTGTTCAATAAGCTGCACGCGCCGACCGGCTCGACCGTGATGCGCCCGGGGCCGCTGCGCCTGTCGCTGGAAAACCAGACCGATACGCGTGTGCTGCCCGCCGTCTGGGTCGCCAACGACACCCTCCATGGGCTGCTCGGCAAGCGCAAGCCGATCCTCACCGCCAAGCGGATGCTGTCCAACCAGACGTTCCGCGACGTGTTCAAGGCCGACAATCTCAACGTCGATCAGCGGCTGAAGATCACCTCGCTGACCTTCCTGTTTACGGACCTCAAGGGCTCCACGGCGCTCTATGAGCGGGTCGGCGATCTCGCTGCCTTCGATCTGGTGCGGGCGCACTTCCACGCGCTGCTCGATATCATCGCTTCCGAGAAGGGCGCGGTCGTGAAGACGATCGGCGATGCTGTCATGGCGACCTTCATCCGGCCGGAGCATGCCATCATTGCGGGATTGCGCATGCGCGCGGCGATGGCTGCGCTTAATGTCGAGCGCGGCCGCGAGGATTTGATCGTGAAGATCGGCATCCACGAGGGGCCTTGCCTCGCCGTGATGCTCAACGAGCGGCAGGATTATTTCGGCCAGACCGTCAACATCGCTTCCAGAGTGCAGAGCCTGTCGACCTCGCAGGAGATCCACATCACCGGATCCATTATCGAGTCGCCGGCCGTCGCCTCGATCCTTCAGAAGGAGGCGATCCGGCCGATCCAGAAGGAAGCCGCGCTGCGCGGCATCGCCGACAAGATGGTGGTGTACGAGATACCTTAA
- a CDS encoding TerB family tellurite resistance protein — MLDGLRQFIADIVSPSADQDLAFDDTGYLLAATALLVHVVSLDGEPNEAEKRKLHSLIESRFKLDQGKADHLIAQATRAEGEAVDLYHFTSVIMRSVNEEGRLRIIEMMWELVYADGDVSEFEDNVVWRAADLLGVASRDRLELKHKAAAQRQSGSPRDVSKTADAAT; from the coding sequence ATGCTCGACGGACTACGCCAATTCATTGCCGACATCGTTTCGCCGAGCGCGGATCAGGATCTCGCGTTCGACGACACCGGATATCTTCTGGCGGCGACCGCGCTCTTGGTTCACGTCGTCTCGCTCGATGGCGAGCCGAACGAGGCCGAGAAGCGCAAGCTGCACAGCCTGATCGAAAGCCGCTTCAAGCTCGATCAAGGCAAGGCGGATCATCTGATCGCGCAGGCGACGCGCGCCGAGGGCGAGGCGGTCGATCTCTATCATTTCACCAGCGTCATCATGCGTTCGGTGAACGAGGAGGGCAGGCTTCGCATCATCGAGATGATGTGGGAGCTCGTATACGCCGATGGCGATGTCAGCGAATTCGAGGACAACGTCGTGTGGCGCGCCGCCGATCTGCTCGGTGTGGCCTCGCGCGACCGGCTCGAGCTCAAGCACAAGGCGGCCGCCCAGCGCCAATCGGGCTCGCCCAGGGATGTTTCGAAAACGGCCGACGCGGCAACGTGA
- a CDS encoding SDR family oxidoreductase — protein sequence MTERVTLITGASAGIGTELARVFASHGHRLVLVARRADRLTALAAEITAAGGPAPIVIPCDLVQVDCGDKIAEALAAAGVEVEYVVNNAGFGLFGKAVQRDRADQLDMIAVNIRALTDLSLRFSEQLIRHRGGLLNVGSIAGFLPGPGMAIYYATKAYVLSFTEAMRAELAPHGVRVTVLCPGPVPSEFQARAGFRPGFDSAVLKVLPADVAQQAYRGLMANKRAVMPGIGIKIVPFLLRLFPRSFILGAVGRLQLRQR from the coding sequence GTGACCGAGCGTGTGACGCTGATTACCGGTGCATCAGCGGGGATAGGCACCGAACTGGCGCGCGTTTTTGCGTCACATGGCCATCGTCTGGTGCTGGTCGCGCGGCGCGCCGATCGCCTGACGGCGCTGGCCGCCGAAATCACCGCCGCGGGCGGCCCGGCTCCGATCGTGATTCCCTGCGACCTCGTGCAGGTGGACTGCGGCGACAAGATCGCGGAGGCGCTGGCAGCTGCCGGTGTGGAAGTCGAATACGTCGTCAACAATGCAGGCTTCGGATTGTTCGGCAAGGCCGTCCAGCGCGACCGCGCCGATCAGCTCGACATGATCGCGGTCAATATCCGCGCGCTGACCGATCTGTCGCTGCGGTTCTCCGAGCAATTGATCCGCCATCGCGGCGGACTTCTGAACGTCGGTTCGATCGCTGGCTTTCTGCCGGGCCCGGGAATGGCAATCTATTACGCCACCAAGGCCTATGTGCTGTCGTTCACGGAGGCGATGCGTGCCGAACTCGCGCCGCATGGTGTGCGTGTGACGGTGCTGTGTCCAGGTCCGGTGCCGTCGGAATTCCAGGCCCGCGCGGGCTTCCGGCCCGGTTTCGATTCGGCGGTTCTTAAGGTTTTGCCCGCCGACGTCGCGCAGCAGGCCTATCGCGGATTGATGGCTAACAAACGTGCAGTGATGCCGGGCATCGGCATCAAGATTGTGCCATTCCTGCTCCGCCTGTTTCCGCGCTCCTTCATTCTGGGCGCCGTCGGCCGTCTTCAACTGCGCCAGCGCTGA
- a CDS encoding glutamine amidotransferase: MSFRSHSGHKNVLPFPGRCTSAASGPALRPVLIILHQETSTPGRVGNALRALGYPLDIRRPRFGDPLPETLDGHAGAVIFGGPMSANDPDDYVRREIDWIEIPLREQRPFLGICLGAQMLARQLGAEVAPHRDGRVEVGYYPIRPTAAGHALCADWPERVYHWHGEGFQLPRGAELLAEGDDFPVQAFRAGHAFGLQFHPDVTYAMMHRWTTRGCVRMDSPGAQPRHLHFEGRAVHDVTERAWLNNFIAGWTTRAPRAVLLEAAE, translated from the coding sequence ATGTCGTTCCGGTCGCACAGTGGTCACAAGAACGTGCTGCCCTTTCCGGGCCGTTGCACGTCGGCTGCCTCCGGTCCGGCTCTCAGGCCGGTGCTGATCATCCTGCACCAGGAAACTTCGACGCCGGGCCGGGTCGGCAATGCGCTGCGCGCGCTCGGCTATCCCCTCGACATTCGCCGTCCGCGGTTCGGCGATCCCTTGCCGGAAACGCTGGATGGGCACGCCGGCGCGGTCATCTTCGGCGGGCCGATGAGCGCCAACGATCCCGACGACTACGTCCGCCGCGAGATCGACTGGATTGAAATTCCCCTGCGCGAGCAGCGGCCGTTCCTCGGCATCTGCCTCGGTGCGCAGATGCTGGCCAGGCAACTCGGCGCAGAGGTCGCGCCGCATCGCGACGGGCGCGTGGAGGTCGGCTACTATCCGATCCGCCCGACGGCCGCCGGTCACGCGCTCTGCGCGGACTGGCCGGAGCGTGTCTACCACTGGCATGGCGAAGGATTTCAGCTGCCTCGTGGTGCCGAGCTGCTCGCCGAAGGCGATGACTTTCCGGTGCAGGCGTTCCGGGCAGGCCATGCGTTCGGCCTGCAGTTTCACCCCGACGTCACCTACGCGATGATGCACCGCTGGACCACGCGCGGCTGCGTGCGCATGGATTCGCCGGGCGCACAGCCGCGTCATCTGCACTTCGAGGGCCGCGCGGTGCACGACGTGACCGAGCGCGCCTGGCTGAACAATTTCATCGCGGGCTGGACCACGCGCGCGCCGCGTGCGGTTCTCCTGGAGGCCGCCGAATAG
- a CDS encoding enoyl-CoA hydratase: protein MTYQHILYEVSDKIATITLNRPDRMNAWTATMERDVRHAMEAAAGDDNVRVIVLTGAGRAFCAGADMEALQAIDPSEIRRGENTPPFDMNRRADWQTRYAYYPAIPKPVIGMLNGATAGIGLVHALYCDLRFAADNTVFTTSFARRGLIAEHGINWMLPRIVGHANALDLLMSARRVSSEEALRIGLVNRIYAPERLREETYAYARDLADFVSPSAISVIKRQLYDVPFQTLAEATIDANREMQIALKGSDFKEGVASFVEKRPPRFTGK from the coding sequence GTGACCTATCAGCATATTCTCTATGAGGTGAGCGACAAGATCGCGACCATCACCCTCAACCGTCCCGATCGCATGAATGCGTGGACCGCGACCATGGAGCGCGACGTCCGCCATGCCATGGAGGCCGCCGCCGGCGATGACAATGTCCGCGTCATCGTGCTGACCGGCGCCGGCCGCGCCTTCTGCGCCGGCGCCGACATGGAAGCGCTGCAGGCGATCGATCCCAGCGAGATCAGGCGCGGCGAGAACACGCCGCCCTTCGACATGAACCGAAGAGCGGACTGGCAGACCCGCTACGCCTATTATCCGGCAATCCCAAAGCCCGTGATCGGCATGCTGAACGGCGCCACCGCCGGCATTGGCCTCGTCCATGCGCTCTATTGCGACCTGCGCTTTGCGGCCGACAACACCGTCTTCACCACCTCGTTCGCGCGCCGCGGGCTGATCGCCGAGCACGGCATCAACTGGATGCTGCCGCGCATCGTCGGCCACGCCAACGCGCTCGATTTGCTGATGTCGGCGCGGCGGGTCTCCAGCGAGGAGGCGCTGCGGATCGGGCTGGTCAACCGGATCTATGCGCCGGAGCGCTTACGCGAGGAGACCTACGCCTACGCCCGCGATCTCGCCGATTTCGTCTCGCCCAGCGCGATTTCGGTGATCAAGCGCCAGCTCTACGACGTGCCGTTTCAGACCCTGGCGGAGGCGACCATCGACGCCAACCGCGAAATGCAAATCGCGCTGAAGGGGAGTGACTTTAAGGAGGGCGTGGCGAGTTTTGTGGAGAAACGGCCGCCGCGGTTTACGGGGAAATGA
- a CDS encoding YggT family protein codes for MRAILDIVIIVLDLYVWLLIASAILSWLIAFNVVNTRNQFVAAVAEFLYRITEPALAPIRRFMPNLGGLDISPIILILIIMFIQRVILYYVYPNVI; via the coding sequence ATGCGTGCCATCCTCGATATCGTCATCATCGTCCTTGACCTCTATGTCTGGCTCCTGATCGCGTCCGCCATCCTGTCCTGGCTGATCGCCTTCAATGTCGTGAACACGCGCAACCAGTTCGTCGCCGCGGTGGCCGAGTTCCTCTACCGGATCACCGAGCCAGCGCTGGCGCCGATCCGCCGCTTCATGCCCAATCTGGGCGGCCTCGATATCTCGCCGATCATCCTGATCCTGATCATCATGTTCATCCAGCGGGTGATTCTCTATTACGTCTATCCCAACGTGATCTGA
- a CDS encoding DUF167 domain-containing protein: MDPWRYSTDGVSVALRVTPRGGRDDIDGIETLANGRAVVKVRVRAIAEGGEANRAVTELLAKLLGVPKARVKILSGTTSRLKQVAIEGDPKILGEALRKATAAKPNKTKD; the protein is encoded by the coding sequence ATGGATCCTTGGCGCTATTCGACCGACGGCGTCAGCGTTGCGCTTCGAGTGACGCCGCGCGGTGGCAGAGACGACATCGACGGTATTGAAACGCTCGCCAACGGGCGGGCCGTGGTCAAGGTTCGCGTCCGTGCCATCGCCGAGGGCGGCGAGGCCAACCGCGCGGTCACGGAGCTGCTGGCAAAGCTGCTCGGCGTGCCGAAGGCGCGGGTGAAGATTCTTTCAGGCACGACTTCCCGCCTGAAGCAGGTGGCGATCGAGGGCGATCCGAAAATTCTCGGCGAAGCGCTTCGCAAGGCGACTGCGGCCAAGCCGAACAAAACGAAGGATTGA
- the folD gene encoding bifunctional methylenetetrahydrofolate dehydrogenase/methenyltetrahydrofolate cyclohydrolase FolD — protein sequence MTARIIDGKVIAAELRARVADEVARVKREHQITPGLAVVLVGNDPASEVYVRSKHTQTQAAGMASFEHKLPEDVAQADLLALIAKLNGDPAVHGILVQLPLPKSIHTETIINAIDPAKDVDGLHPSNAGRLAGGFAALSPCTPLGCVILTKSVHASLEGMNAIVIGRSNLVGRPLVQLLLNENATVTIAHSRSRDLPQLCARADLVYAAVGKAEMVRAGWIKPGATVIDIGINRLPGAEGKTRLVGDVAFKEVSDVAGAITPVPGGVGQMTVACLLVNTLRAACAIKGLPKPGV from the coding sequence ATGACGGCACGCATTATCGATGGAAAGGTCATTGCCGCGGAGCTTCGTGCCCGCGTCGCGGACGAGGTGGCGCGGGTCAAGCGCGAGCATCAGATAACGCCGGGCCTTGCGGTGGTGCTGGTCGGCAACGATCCCGCCAGCGAGGTCTATGTCCGCAGCAAGCATACCCAGACCCAGGCCGCCGGCATGGCCTCGTTCGAGCATAAGCTGCCCGAAGACGTCGCGCAGGCCGATCTCCTGGCGCTGATTGCAAAGCTCAACGGCGACCCGGCCGTGCACGGCATTCTCGTGCAACTGCCGCTGCCGAAATCGATTCACACCGAAACCATCATCAACGCGATCGATCCGGCCAAGGATGTCGACGGCCTGCATCCGAGCAATGCCGGACGGCTGGCGGGCGGCTTTGCCGCGCTGTCGCCCTGCACGCCGCTCGGCTGCGTCATTTTGACCAAGAGCGTGCACGCCTCGCTGGAAGGCATGAACGCGATCGTCATCGGCCGTTCCAACCTGGTCGGCCGCCCGCTGGTGCAATTGCTGCTCAACGAGAATGCGACGGTGACGATCGCGCATTCGCGCTCAAGGGATCTGCCGCAACTCTGCGCCCGCGCCGATCTGGTCTATGCCGCAGTCGGCAAGGCGGAAATGGTGCGCGCCGGCTGGATCAAGCCGGGGGCCACCGTGATCGACATCGGCATCAACCGCCTGCCGGGCGCCGAGGGCAAGACGCGGCTGGTCGGCGACGTCGCGTTCAAGGAAGTGTCTGATGTCGCCGGCGCGATCACGCCGGTGCCCGGCGGCGTCGGGCAGATGACGGTGGCGTGCCTGTTGGTGAACACCCTACGCGCGGCCTGCGCGATCAAGGGGCTGCCGAAGCCGGGGGTGTGA
- the ppa gene encoding inorganic diphosphatase, whose amino-acid sequence MRIDAIPIGVNPPHDVNVIIEVPVGGEPIKYEMDKEAGTLVVDRFLYTAMRYPGNYGFIPHTLSGDGDPCDVLIANTRAIVPGAVMSVRPVGVLLMEDEAGGDEKIIAVPSSKLTQRYDKVRNYNDLPDITLQQIQHFFEHYKDLEKGKWVKVLRWCGAEDAHRLILEGIERAKKK is encoded by the coding sequence ATGCGTATCGACGCCATCCCGATCGGAGTAAATCCGCCCCACGACGTCAACGTCATCATCGAGGTGCCGGTTGGCGGCGAGCCGATCAAATACGAAATGGACAAGGAGGCCGGCACGCTGGTGGTCGATCGCTTCCTCTATACGGCGATGCGCTATCCCGGCAATTACGGCTTCATCCCGCACACGCTGTCGGGCGACGGCGACCCCTGCGACGTCCTGATCGCCAATACCCGGGCGATCGTGCCGGGCGCCGTGATGAGCGTGCGCCCCGTCGGCGTGCTGCTGATGGAAGACGAGGCCGGCGGCGATGAGAAGATCATCGCGGTACCGTCCTCGAAGCTGACTCAGCGCTATGACAAGGTCCGGAACTACAACGACCTCCCCGATATCACGCTGCAGCAGATCCAGCACTTCTTCGAGCACTACAAGGATCTCGAAAAAGGCAAATGGGTAAAGGTGCTGCGCTGGTGCGGCGCCGAGGACGCCCACCGCCTTATCCTGGAAGGCATCGAGCGCGCGAAGAAGAAGTGA
- a CDS encoding GNAT family N-acetyltransferase codes for MSTTLIEVRPAKAADAAAVAATHDEAWRSAYQGIIPGAELEKLINRRGPQWWDSAIRKGSRVSVLVFGDKVAGYANYGRNRARSLHFEGEIYELYLRPEFQGLGFGRRLFTSARRDLMQSGLKSMVIWALSDNDPATEFYRALGGRMVARSSEKFGHKSLDKVAFAWTN; via the coding sequence ATGAGCACAACCCTGATCGAGGTTCGACCGGCCAAGGCTGCGGACGCAGCCGCGGTAGCGGCTACGCATGATGAAGCCTGGCGCTCTGCCTATCAGGGCATCATTCCCGGCGCGGAGCTCGAGAAGCTCATTAACCGTCGCGGCCCGCAGTGGTGGGACAGCGCGATCCGCAAGGGCAGCCGCGTCAGCGTGCTGGTGTTCGGCGACAAGGTCGCAGGCTACGCCAATTACGGCCGCAACCGCGCCCGCAGCCTGCATTTCGAAGGCGAGATCTACGAGCTCTATCTGCGGCCCGAATTCCAGGGCCTCGGCTTCGGCCGCCGCCTGTTCACATCAGCCCGGCGCGACCTGATGCAGAGCGGGCTGAAGAGCATGGTGATCTGGGCGCTTTCGGATAATGATCCGGCGACGGAATTCTACCGCGCGCTCGGCGGCCGGATGGTAGCCCGTTCCTCCGAAAAATTCGGGCACAAGTCGCTCGATAAAGTCGCATTCGCCTGGACCAACTGA
- a CDS encoding prolyl oligopeptidase family serine peptidase — protein sequence MRPPPARFALLLVAALGVKAATAQPGLGAQGSEGEPHRLQQWRVPSSDPGATARAVLFRPPGDGPFPLAVIAHATTQNVLRRAQMPQPEYRALAAWLVGRGFAVLVPERSGHGAGGKYLEDQGGCDEADYARAGRATADEIAAAIGLLRQQSFIRPEGAVVIGHSAGAWGALVLAGDDPSNVVAIIAFAPGRGGHANDLPGKVCAPHTLISAAGEFGKAARTTVTWLVAANDSYFPPAFSRQLADAFRAGGGRVDFHVLPAHGSEGHWLAETASGVALADTELDRALKARSAAAGKKR from the coding sequence ATGCGTCCCCCGCCCGCGCGATTTGCGCTGCTTCTTGTTGCCGCGCTCGGTGTGAAAGCCGCGACCGCGCAGCCCGGTCTTGGCGCGCAAGGATCTGAAGGTGAGCCGCATCGGCTGCAGCAGTGGCGAGTGCCTTCTTCCGATCCCGGTGCCACCGCGCGCGCCGTGCTGTTCAGACCGCCGGGCGATGGACCGTTTCCACTTGCGGTGATTGCGCACGCTACCACCCAGAACGTCTTGCGACGGGCGCAGATGCCGCAGCCCGAATACCGCGCGCTCGCCGCCTGGCTGGTGGGGCGCGGCTTTGCCGTGCTGGTCCCGGAGCGGTCCGGCCATGGCGCGGGCGGAAAATATCTCGAGGACCAGGGCGGCTGCGACGAGGCGGACTATGCGCGGGCCGGCCGCGCCACGGCGGATGAGATTGCCGCCGCGATCGGCCTGTTGCGCCAACAGTCCTTCATCCGGCCCGAGGGCGCGGTCGTGATCGGCCATTCGGCCGGTGCCTGGGGCGCGCTGGTGTTGGCCGGTGATGATCCCAGCAATGTCGTCGCCATCATCGCATTCGCGCCGGGGCGCGGCGGACATGCCAATGATCTACCGGGCAAGGTCTGCGCGCCGCATACGCTGATTTCAGCCGCCGGCGAGTTCGGCAAGGCCGCGCGCACGACGGTGACCTGGCTGGTGGCTGCCAATGACAGCTATTTTCCGCCGGCATTCTCCAGGCAATTGGCGGATGCATTCCGCGCCGGCGGCGGCAGGGTCGATTTCCACGTGCTGCCGGCCCATGGCAGCGAGGGGCACTGGCTGGCGGAGACCGCGAGCGGCGTCGCGCTTGCCGACACTGAGCTCGACCGCGCCTTGAAGGCGCGATCCGCGGCGGCGGGGAAGAAGCGATGA